A stretch of DNA from Anaeromicrobium sediminis:
GCTAAAGCTATTAAAGTTGTAATATATGGAATCATCTTGTATACATTATTTGGAATACCAATATTATTTAAGAATGCAATTCCTGAATAAGACGCAGCCAAAGTCTTCATAAATCCAAAGAACAATGACTCATTTAAACATTCCTTTCAAGTCTGTCTTCTTTTTATCTTCTCTATTCTAACACAAAAGACCCTTTCTAAAAAAGGGTCTTAGATTCTTTGAAAATCCTTTAATTATTATAGTCCATTTCTTCTAAATACTTGGTTCAGCCATCACTTTCACCTTATCATTTTTTATTTTGTAATAGATATTAGCTCCATCATATACAGATTTTCCACTGGCATTTTCAATAAGTACTTTCTTATTTAAAGTCTTTAAGTCTCTTTCCTTAATCTGTGTATCAATATTGTAAATTATTTGGCCTTTCTCTTCATATATGATGTTTATGTCCATTCCTTCATCTATATGAACTCTACCATAATGGTTTAAATTGTATCTTGTTAATATCTTCTTATTTTCTGTAGAAGCAGATATTATATATGCCTCATCATTAGATACTTTTAATAGTTTTTCTATATCATATAAAAGCGCGGTCTTCCCTTGAGTTTTCATATTTATACTGTATAGTATATCTCCTTCGTTTACAATTAGTTGCTCTCCTGCTAAATCCCACTCTTTTATATTCTCCTATTTGATGTTGATTATTACTAAAATCCATCCTATATATAATTCCATTTTTAGCATAACAAATATAATCATCTTTAATCATAAATTTCTCTGGTTCTTTTATTGGAAGTTTACGAAGTTCATTAATCACTGTATCAAAACACATCAACTTATTTTCAGAGTAGTTATCCAACTCTAAAAAAAGTATTTTAGTTCCATATAAGACAGCTTCATCCACTTCATCACTTAATAAAATTTTTCTATGAGATCCATCTATAGTACTTACATAAATGTCATCATCTAAATTTACGTAATAGATTTTATTATCTTGAATGCCTATTATATCTTGAAAGTCATCTACAAATCTATTTTCTCCCTTTGATATATTATAAATAAACAATTTATCTTTATTAGTGTATATTATATACGGAAAATAACATGTATGTATTTTTTCAATATTAGCAGATATTGTCTTCATTTCCTTAGTTTCATAATTATAAACTTCTCCTATATTTGTATCTTCTTGTTTGATAACGGTCAATTTATCATCTATTATACCTACTATAGAATGTTTATTATTATCATACAAACATCCCCTATAACTATGTTTATCATAACGTTCTACATAGTCCTTAGCTACTATGTAGGTACTATCATCTTCTATATATATTTGACTTTTAGATACAGAATCCAAATCAAATTCTATTTCAATATTTTTACTTTTTAAGTTGTACTCATATTGTTTTCTGTCTTTTATATAATAAACATACTCTTGATCAATATTCAAACTATCTATAGATTTCACATATGTATCGTCTAACAATAAAGTTTTTTCCAAACTGTCTAAATCTACTTTATACAGGCTATACCTATCATCATCAAATATATATAGAGAATTATCTTTTATCATATGAAAAGTTACATGTTTATCTTCAAAAATTACTTTTTCCTCTTTTGATTTTAGATTTTTCCTAATTAAAGCATTTCTTTCTTCGTCATAATAGAATAGATTGTTATTTTTTATGCTCATAGAAGTAATATAACCTCTTTGGACTAACTCAACCGCTGAGACTAAAGGGCCATACCTATATACTCCTGGTTGCTGGTATTCACCTGTGTTTTTTAAACAAAACTCTTTTAAAAAATATATATAATTACCTTCCTTTAACATATTCCATATGGGAAAATCTAAAATCCTTGTACTTTTGCCATCATGAATTGTATAAAGATTATAATTATCATTGTGATTTATGTAATAAATTTCCCCATTTACTTTGGCTACTGGATTTTCATATAAGCTAAAATCCACGTGCCCAATTCCATAGGCTATAGTACTACTTCCTATCACTAACCAAATAACTAATCCCATTAATAACTTGATCCTTTTCATCATGTTTATCCTCTCATTCCAATTTATGTCAAACTACCATATTCTTGAAATATCCTCATATCCTTTATTTATCCAAATTGTTACAAAGAATATTTTTCATTTTCAATAGTAGGGCTTCCTACTACTAGGATATGATAATAAAAAGCTCAGAAGGGAGGTAAGCACACGATACTATTAAAAAACTAATACAGAAAAATATTATAGAGATTAGCGGTAACATATACGAAATATATAGTCTAGCAATGAATATTTAATTCTAAACAGCTACTATTTTTTCCCTTTGTTTATTTAATGCTTTCTCCACTATTCTTCTCAATCTTTCAAGTATTTGAAGATTTTCATCCAAGCTTAATCCATCTACACTCAGGGTAGGTTTTTTAGTACATCCATCTACCCCTCCTGCTCTTAACATACTTTCTAACAGCAATATTTCCGTTATTGAATCATGTAATAACATGGTATGAGAAAGTATTGAAAGAGCTGCCACTAAGGCATGACCCCCCCAATTTGATACTCCTGCTACTATTAGATAATCAGTAGCAGTATTGGCACATATTTGGCCACCTTTATTTACTGAATTTACAACAAAAGACGTAACTTTGCCCATTCCAACTTCATTTCCACCATCTCCAACGGCCAATGTTGTTATTCCAAGTTCCTTTGATTTTTCAAATAATATATCTGTATTTGGAACTAAATCACTAAGGTCTTCTCCTCTCATGGAATAGCAACATCCATCCATTGCTCTTCCAGGCCTTTCTATTCCTACTATATGAGATGGATTATATTTTATTAATAGATCATTGCAAAACTCTTCTGCGTTATTATATGGAACCACTTCTATAGGAGTTTTCATATGCTTTACCATACAGCAATTATACAGCATCTCTTTAGAATATTTGTCTGTTACAAGTACTACTTTTTTACCTAGATTTTCTAATGCACTGGCCAATGATATTGCTCCAATAGGACCGTCCGTTTCCCCAGTAAGGGTATCTCTGATAACAAATCCAGTCACAATGAAAACTGTGGAACTTTTTAAAAGGTCTTTTACCCCTTTTTTAAATTCTCCTGGTAAGTTGATTCTATCCATACCTCTTTCATCTAAATTTTTCCTAATTATATTTTCTATTTCTATAAAATATTTTTCATCCATATGATTTCAACTCCCTATATTCAAATATTATCCCTTTTCTGTAAAAAACGTTCTTCAAAATCACAATTAAAATGAACACAAAAGACTATTTATGCCTATCTAATTTACAAAACTGCCAACTCATGATTTTTTATATCTGTTATAAACATATGTCCAGGTGCATGGGTTATCATTATTTCAGGCTTTACTTTCATTGCAACAGCTTGAGGAGTAACTCCACATGCCCAAAATACTGGAATTTCATTATCTTTTATTTCCACAGAATCACCAAAATCAGGTTTATAAATATCATTTATCCCTATTAGTTTTGGATTTCCCATGTGTATGGGTGCTCCATGTACACCTGGATATCTAGAGGTTATCTGTACTACTTTAGATACTTTATCCAATGGTATAGGCCTCATACTTACTACTGTTGGTCCTGAAAATATACCTGCTGGCTTACACTCAATATTTGTAATATACATTGGTACATTACTTTTATTTGTTATATGCCTAACTTCTATTCCTTCATCTATAAGGGCTGACTCAAATGTAAAACTACATCCTAATATGAAGGAAATAAAGTCATCTCTCCAAATAGATTTTAACTCTCCATATTCTCCTTGAAGTTTTCCTTTCTCATATACTCTATATTTTGGAATATCTGTACTTATATCTGATCCGGTCGCAATGGTTTTTAGCTCCTTGCATCCCTCATTTGTAACTTCTAATAAGGGACATGATTTAGGATTCCTTTGAGCAAACAATAAAAAATCGTAAGCAAGCTTTTTAGGAAGAGTTACCAAATTCCCTTGTACATATCCTCTACACATACCAGATGTGGGCCCTTGTATTTCACCTTTTCGTATCATTTTTCTCACTTCAAAGGGTTTAGAAAAAGATAAATCTCTCATGACTTTATTCTCCTTTCATATGCAATCCAAATATATTTTAATTACTTTAATTTAATATATCTTCGCAAAAATGCAAAAAAACCCAGCTAAACTATACGTTAACTGGGTCTTATTTATAATTATATATAGAGGATAATCCATATACTAATAAACAAAACTTAATATTAAATTTTTATTCAAATACATTTATTATACTTATATAATACCCTATTTTGTTAAATATTTCAATTATTTTTAATCATCATATATTTATTTCGAGCATCCTTTACAGATGCTATTACGGCCTTTTGAGCCATTCCATAAAATCTATCTCGTATCTCTTGTATGATTTGATCTATATCATCTACAAGATTGTAATCTATAAGAATAGATCTTATAAAATCACTCGTAACATCTTTTACCATATTACATGTTGTATCAATTATTTTCCCACTGTCCCTATCCAATATAATTCCTGTAAAAAAAATTTCATACACGGCTGAAATTGGATCATTTTTACTTATCTTTGCAGTTCCTAAAATATAGATTGTATTTTTCTCGTAAATCAAGTATATTCCCCCTCTTATTGCAAATAGCCTAGTTATTTTACTACATTTTTACAATCTTCTTTCATGAACTATTCTATAGAAAATAAAAAATTCCTTTCTTGTTTATGGTAGTTATACTAGAAAAAAATTAATTAAATTCTTTAATAAGGATAAGTATATGAGGTAAAAAACTATAACTAAAAAGGGGTTACATTAACTTATTTAATGTATCTGCAGATTCTTCATAATCCTTTAACACATGGTTTAATATGGACTTAGTTTTAACATCAACGTTCTCTTTTAAATTATTCCTTACAAAATCTACTCCCATATAAATGCCATCTATAGCAGCTTTTACAGCCTCTTTGTCACTTTTATTACGAACTTCCATTTTCAATTTCATATCTCCATAGACACCTTTTAATCCTAAAGTCTCATCTGGCATCTCGCCCATATCTTGTATATGTCTAGCTAAATCAGATATATTTTGCCGATGCTTTTGTTGTATATTTTGAAATGTGCTTTTTACCATTTTATCTTGAACTTCATCGATTAGTACATTAAAGGACTCCACAGCCATATGTTCTCCTTCTAGTACTTTATTTAATGTCTTAACATTCTTATTCATTGGTAACTCTCCTTCACAATATATTTAAACTATTATGAAGCTAGTATATGCAAATTATACATTTTTTAATTCGTGGCCACAGACTCCTGCTTTATATGATTTAACAAATAAATGAAATATGTCATTTACCCTTTGGGCTTCTACACTTTCATTATTCATTTTAAGAAGTTCTATACAAGCTTCTATGGTGCATAAGGACTCTATGCCACGCCTTAAATCATATTCTGTCTTTAATTTTCCCTCTAAGGGTAATATAGGTAGCTTATCTAGGTAATAGCTTTTTCTTAATATTCTTCTAGCCTCTTTCCAAGTTCCATCTATCAATATGAAAAGAGGTATTTTTTCTGACCTATTAAAGGATTTTTTTCTTTTTTCAAGTTCTTCATTATATATAGGAAATACTATATATGGGTCATATTTAGGATTATCTATCATATGTATAAGTTCCTTTGGCTCTCCAGTTCTCTCCCATATTAATATTTTAGTTTTATCTTCGTTTAAAAGTTTTAATAATCTGGCCGTATTAGATGGCTTTTTTACTTCCCTTAAGGTAGAGAGTATTACAAACTCTGCCTCTGTATTTATTTTTTCATATTTATCACAAATACATGTTACTAATGGTAGTCCACAATTATTACAACTTTTATATTTACTAGTTATTTCTTTTACTTTGAATTTTTCTTCCATATTGCCTCCAATAATGTTATATATACTTACCAATACTAGTATACACTTTTCTTATAATCTCTATCAATCCCTACAAATGACCACTGTCTTTTATTCTATTAAAAAAAGATAGAAATGAATATTTTCTATCTTCTTTAATACTTTTTATTTATAAAAACATATGTATGAAATTTCTTCTTTAACATTAACTTGGAACTTTTCATTTGCTTCTACTATGAATGTTTCATTCTCTTTAAAATCCTTCCATTGATCTGTACCTGGAAGCTTTACTAACATTTTACCACTAGTTACAGTCATAAATTCCTTTTGACTTGTTCCAAACTCATATTCACCTACAGCCATAACTCCTATAGTAGCTGGTCCCTTCTCTGGATTAAAACCAATAGACATTACTTCACCTTCAAAATATTCATTTGTTTTAAACATTTTTACCCCTCCTAAGTTTTATATATTTTCTTTTTTTCACATAACCAAATTATACAAGCTTTTTTTGCCAGTGTCCATGTTTTAATTTCATTTTTGTAAATTTTATTTACATTCGTGAAATTTATTCTTTTGTGATACGAGTAGCCCTATAAGAAAAGGTATGATACAATATTTAAGCCGTTGTTTAATTAAAAAACTTAGAAACGAGGTATTTTACATGAGATTATTGAAGAAAATGATACACCAGGATATAGCAGAAATAAAAGGGAATATATATGAAAGAAAAGCAGCACGTGGAATTATATTAAAGGGTGAAGATATTTTACTTTTATATACAAAGAGATACAACGATTATAGTTTTCCAGGTGGTGGAGTAGATTTAGAAGAAAATTTGATTGAAGGTTTAAAGAGAGAATTAGAAGAAGAAACAGGGGCTAAGAATATTAAAGTAATTGACGAATACGGATTACTAGATGAGTATAGAAGCTGTTACTACGAAGGTTATGACTTAATGCACATGACTTCTTATTTCTATGTATGTGACATAGATGATGAACTAGGAGAAACTCATCTAGAAGATTATGAGATTTCTAATGGTATGGATGCTAGATGGGTAAACATTCATGATGCCATAGCTCACAACAAAAAAGTCATTGATTCAAAAGAAGATAGCATGGGCCTTTCCATTGAGCGTGAAACCTTTGTATTAGAATTAGTAGCTAAAGAATTAATAAAAAAGAAATAATACCTTTTATAATTCCATTAGAGGTTATACTAAGATTTAGAAACCTATAAAGGCTAAAATCCATTCATAAATAAAGCCTCCATAGGTTTCTAAGTTTTAAAATTAATCAATATTTAAATTTATACTATATAAATTTAGGTAATACTTTTAGATACTTCAAGTAACGTCTTAAAGTATAAGTCTTCTCTTCAAAATATTTAACACCCTTTTCTATTTCTATAGGTGACATTTTAGGATGTTTATAGACTGTATGTCTACCATCATACTTTGACCAATCTCTCGTAATTAACCGTCCGTCTTTTTCCATTGTCTCAAATAACTTAGTTCCTGGAAAAGGAATAGCTATAACAGAATGGCACACATCTAACTCTATCTCATCTACAAATTTTAAAACCTCATGAAAAATAGTTTCATCATGTTCATCAAATCCAAATAACATGGCCGAATCTACAGCAATTCCATACTGGTGGAATTTCTTTATATATTCTTTTACTCTCTCTCTACTAACAAAGCCTTTTCCCACATTTTTCAATGCATCATTGGATGGCGTCTCTATTCCAACGAGTAAATATGTTAATCCACTTTCAGCAGCCAATTTTAAAAGTTCATCATCTTCTGCAAGTAAAATTGTAGTTTCTCCTACCCATTTTATTTTCAGTGGAATTAAGGCCTTAAATAATTTCTTGGCATACTCCCTGTCAGAAGTTAAATTATCTGAGTGTAATTCAACTATAGATGCTCCAGAGTTTTTGATTTCTTCTACAATAGCCTCAACTGGTCGATACCTAATATTACCAAAGAATGGATGAACTGCACAAAATGCACATCTATTATTGCAGCCTCTTGAAACTAATACAGACCAAACTCCCTTATATACAGATTTATCTATTATGTTTGTGGGATAAGACTTAAGTACCGACATATCAACTGGTGTTTCACGTTCATATATAGTTTTTAATGTACCTCTTTTATAATCCTCTAGTAGTTCTTCCCAGATTCCCTCTGCCTCTCCTACAATAACAACATCTCCATATTGAATTGCTTCTTCTTTATTAAAAGTTGGGTGTAACCCTCCTAATACAACTATTTTATCTCTTTTTCTAAATTCAAAGGCAAGTTCATATGCCCTTATAGCATCTGGAGTAGACATAAATATTCCAATTATTTCAGCATTAGTTTCAAAATTCACTTTCATATCCATAGTCTCATCTACCATTTCAATATGAACATCACTAGGAGTGCAAGCTGCTACTGAGAAAATATTCTGAGGGGGTGCCCCCATATATTTCTTGTATTTCTTAAATTCACTTTCAGCTGAAGCCTTGATTAAACATACTTTCATTACTGTATCACCTCATTATTTAATTCTAAAAACATTAGTTTTGACCTTGCGTTCTATTCATGACATATCTTTTCTGTTACGTAATATGTTCAACTGATCAAAGTCTTTTTCAAGTTTTACCTTTTGTTCTGGTGTAAGTATTTTTCCTAGAGATGTGATCATTTCATCAAAAGGAAGTAACACCTTAAGCGTTTTTTCTGAAATCCAATAATCATCAACAATACTGTAGAATTCCTCAATTAATTTTTCTGCATCAGTATATTCTCCATCTGTAAATGCCCTGTCAATCTCTTCAAAAATATTTCTAGCCCTTTTTTCATCTTCTTCATTTAACTTAAAAGGTAAAATTTCAAGATAATTTTCAAAGGAATATTTATAACTTGTAGAATGTGTTAATTTAGGTAAGGCAACAGTCTTAATGCTATTTTTCTTAGGTACTTCATTGGCAAAAGCAGTATTCCCTAACAATAAGGAACAACTTAATATTACAGTAATAATTTTTTTTAATGTTTTATTCATAAAAATCCTCTCCTTGCATCGTGTATTTATGTAAGTTCATTATAAAGATTAGAGTAACTCCAATGTCAATATGAAAAATTCCATGTTGACCCTAGTGCTTCTCTAAGGTATATAATAGAATTGTAATTCAAACGTAAAAGGAGAATAATTATGCAAGTTACTTTGATAAAAGCTTCTGCTGACTCTGAATTTAAGAAGTATAAAGCTAGTATGGGCGGACCTCCTCAGAATATTTTTTCTGTTGCGGCAACTACTCCAGAAAACATTCAAGTTGAATTAATTGATGAGACAGTAGGGATGAAAGTTAAATACAATACAAAATCAGAAATCATTGGAATATTCATGTCCACTCCAGATGCCATAAGGGCATATGAAATTGCAGATAAATTTAGAAAGAAAGGTAAAGTAGTTGTTTTAGGTGGTCTTCACCCAACATTTTTACCAGATGAATCTCTGTTACATGCTGATGCAATAATACGTGGAGAAGCTGAAGGCTGTTGGGAACAAATTATTAAAGATGTAGAAAACAATGTACTTCAAAAGCAATATAAACAGGATGAGCCCTTTGATTTATCAAAACTGAATCCTTATCCAACTAATATCGTAAATATGAGCTGGTATGGTAACATTTGGTCAGTTGTAGTTGGCAGAGGATGTAATCATGGTTGTAGATACTGTGTTGTAAATCCTTTTTTTAAGAGTTGTAGATTTAGACCTATTGAACATGTAATTGCTGAAATCAAACAATGTGGCGCAAAGCTAATTGAACTACATGCAGATAATCTAATAGCTAATCGAGATTATGCAATTAGTCTCTTTAAAGCAATGGAACCTCTAAACATTCAGTGGATGGGGGAAGCAACTATAATGATTGCTGAAGATGACGAATTACTAGACTGGGCTGTTAGAAGTGGTTTAAAATATATGCTAATAGGTATAGAAACCCCTTCTAAAGAAGCTCTGGAGTCTGTTGGCAAAGGTTTTATAGATGTGGATAATGTTAAAAAGTACGTTAAAAAACTTCAGTCTAAAGGTATCCAATTAGATGCAAGCTTCTTATTTGGATTTGATGCCCATAAAAAGAATATCTTTCAAAGAACTCTAGATTACGCAAAGGAAGTTGGAGTCGATGAATGTCATGGTGTTATAATGACTCCATTTCCAGGCACTCCACTTTATAGACAGATGAAAAAAAAGGGGCGAATTAATACAGAAGACTGGTCAAAATATGATTGTACTCACGCAGTATTTGATCCAATTGGTATGACTCCAAAGGAACTGGAGGATGGTACTTGGTGGTTTGATGTGGAGTTTCACAAGTGGCAAAAGAAAAATAAAAAAGTTCCCAAACCTCCTGTCATTCCTCCTCCAAGTCCTAATAGATCAACAAATTCTTCCCAAAGTAGTGATAGCCTTGGATCTGTAAGAAGTATGGCATTTACAAATCCATCTGATTTTAAATGGAGAACATTTTTAGCTCTGGGATTAATCGCTACAAGTTTATTCATGAACTGGAATTGGATTTGGTCTGTATTTTTCTTATACTGGGCCATTTTAGATATTAAATCTGGTTATACTTTCAGTGTTGAACCTATAAGTAGAAATGAAAATCCGATTTTATACTGGCTTATTATTATTCTGTGGCTTGGATTAGCAATATATTCCATATATGATGTAGTTATAAATCTTTATGTAGATTGGTTTTACCTAAATTTATAAATTTCATCTAAGAAATTTATTCACAAAAATAACCCTAGAAATATATCCAGGGTTATTTTTTATTTTTTTCCTCTATAGGTATCCATATTTCAGCAACATATTCACTTTTATGATCCCCATCACATAAGTTTATAATAGACCTTTCAACTGCATCCCCAGCTATATTAAATCCATTTTTATCTATCCAACTCATCATATTTATATATTTACTATAGATATCACTGTAGTCTCCTTTGTAAATAGAAAATGCACAAGACCTACTAGGAAAATACTCTAGTTTCACATTTTTAGATTTACATTCATATTCTGAGATCATTCCATATCGATAGGTACCTCCATATTGAAAAAAATTCTCTTTACATGTAATCATTGTAAATCTCGATACAGATGTCCATTCACTATCAATTCCTTTATTTAACTCCAAAATCTTATTATAATCAAAATCTTCTTCCTGGCCATTCCACGGAACAGTTACAGCCCACATTTTAGGACATGTCTTTATAGAAATCTTATTAATATCATCATCTAACTTTGTAAGTTGATATTTCAAGTCACTTATACTTTCTTTTAATGCCCTTAAATACTCCATCTTATTTTGTATTTTTTCTTCTTGTGTTCCTAACAAATCTATGAGTTTAGACGTATCTTTTCTATGTAATGTATCTTTTATTCCTTCTAACGAAACATCTAAGCCTTTCAATAAAAGAATCATATATATTAGATCAAATTGTTCTCTACTATAATATCTATAATTATTCTCTTCATTCTTCCTAGGCTTGAGTAATCCTATTTTATCGTAGTACCTAAGGGTGTCTGTGGAAATATTAAATATACTAGCAACTTCCCCTATTAAATAATATTCTTTCATTCATTTTCTCCTTATTATTTATTAGTATCATTTTTTAGTTAACTCTAGAAATAGCTAAATTTCTATTGCTAGGCTAATATTACCACAATATTTTTTCAAATAAAATCCTTTAATACATAATCCTCATTAAATTAGTATATAAAAAAAGAAGAGAATAACTAATTCTTTCTCTTCTTTACATATATGTCATCTTATATTAATAATATACTTTTTATCCTCCAAGGGTTATATCTTGCGTATTATACCAATTTAGAGCATCATAAAAATGTTCTTCCTTAAAATCTGGCCAATAATCATCTACTACGTAAAAATCTGCATAAATAGACTGGACAGGTAAAAAACCACTAAGACGTCTTCTTCCTCCCCATCTTATTATTAGATCCAATCTAGATACATCATTAGAATAAATATGATCTATAATTTTTTTATTGCTACTATCACTATTTTTTAAATAATTTAAGTCCCATTTCCAACCATAGTTAACTAAAAAATTAACTTTAATTCCTCCATTACCCAAGTTTTGCCTTGTAGTATAAGGCATTAATTCTTGTGGAAACATGGGTGACTCTGTATTTCCCACCACAAGCAGTGATGCATTTTCCTTTGATAGTTTCTTTACTGCATTTACACAGGCATCCGTAAAGGCAAGTCTTTGTTCTTTAGGTCTCTTAGTATTATCTGTGGTAAATCCATAATAGGTTATTTCCTTTATCCCTACCTTTTCACAAAGCTTAAATACTTCTACTCCCACATCTAGACCTTCATCATATCCCTTTTCCTTTGTCATCCCTTTAGACGTGGCCCATCTTCTATTTCCATCAGGGATTACCCCTATATGATCTGGTATTCTCATCTATATCACCTCTATATTCTTCTTTCATTCTTCTATTATTGACATAGATTCAAGAGGTAATACTATATAATTACATTCTTTTAAAAATTATTCTTCCTTAAGTAGCTTATTTTTTATGCCTATTAATTTCCTTATATGATATTGCTCTATATCCTCATTCATACCCTCCTTAATGGAATTTAGAATGAATATATGGCTATATACACTCCTAAATAGAGTTAAGTGTTCCATATATAATTTAATGTCTAGATTATGCCTTTCACTATTTATCTCCTTATGATAAAACTGTATTACAGTTCTAAATTCATGCATTTTCAATCTGAATCTCTCTAAATTTTTTATCCTTTTAAATTCACCATTATCATAAATATTATCTTTTATAAAATCTATTAATTCTTCATTCAATCCAGTTAATTTTTCAAAAGGATTTGGTGGCTTTATATGATAATTCACAATCATTGCTATTATAATTCCTATGAATGTCTCTAGTAACCTATGTATTACATGGGTAGTTGGATCAAAATTTTGTACTACATTTACTCTAAAACTTATAACTAAAAACACTACACATGCTATGGATATTAAATCACTTTTTTCAAGGAAATTACATAGATATATTATTCCTACAATCCCAAAGGGAATTGCATATATATTCTCTGGCATGAACAATAGATATATTAAGGAAAAAACTCCTCCTATTACAGTTCCTATCCCCCTTTTTATAGCCATTTCTGACGATCCTATTATGGAACTTTGAATGCATAAAAAGGCAGTCCAGGTAGCATAAAAGGGTGCTTCAAAGCCCAATACATTACTTACAACCATGGCCAATATGGTTGCTATAAAAGTCTTTATACTTCTCATACCTATTTTAGGTAGCTTAAATTTTTTACTCACAAATAATACCTCTCTTAATTAACTATCTTTTCATATTTTCCATGAATCATATAGTATATATACCACTTTATACAAATTCTATTCTGCCATTATATGTTATAATATCTTAAAATCTCAAATTATACTTTAGGATGGTGAATATAGTGAACAGCAATAATATGCAAACTTTCCCGTGGGGGCATATAGAATGGTTTATAAATGAATCCATGTTAAATGTGGCAATTACTACTATTTTACCTGGGCAAAAACAAGCCCCCCATATCCATTATGGCAATGAGCAGTTCATTTACGTCCTGTCAGGTTCAGGGAAACAGTTCATAGATAATGAATATAGCAAAAAAGAACCTGGTATGATGTTTCATATTAAGGCTGGATCATGTCACGAAACTATAAATACTAGCACTGAGCCCTTAGTAGAGTTATTAGTGTCTGTTCCCATAAACTATGAGTATGATTTTTTCACAGAAGACAAACCAAGTTCCTTTTATCCTATAGATAATGTTAGTAAAAAGATTAATCTGGATGAGGATATGGAATATATATATGATAAATTAATCAAACCTTTAAATATTCCCATATGTATATTTGACA
This window harbors:
- a CDS encoding cupin domain-containing protein is translated as MNSNNMQTFPWGHIEWFINESMLNVAITTILPGQKQAPHIHYGNEQFIYVLSGSGKQFIDNEYSKKEPGMMFHIKAGSCHETINTSTEPLVELLVSVPINYEYDFFTEDKPSSFYPIDNVSKKINLDEDMEYIYDKLIKPLNIPICIFDNEGKCLIEGKDYPFFCKDRCNVHKCINNCSLYKIDDNYSTPPTKNSSAILCEHGISIFIFPLIYDNSFIGTIKGGHFKENYTNDPTDFNSFITPKSTILSIFQLMNKLRNQIINYYILKNTKMEL